Proteins co-encoded in one Brassica oleracea var. oleracea cultivar TO1000 chromosome C4, BOL, whole genome shotgun sequence genomic window:
- the LOC106343044 gene encoding probable pectinesterase/pectinesterase inhibitor 35 encodes MASSTSSSLPNHKFRIKLLFFMILNLFHLHTLVFANSSNSKFSKFSRHPKSESSSSRRTKYSNVGFLNSVQHSLDQALLAHSLAFRLTLSHRTSQTLMLDPVNDCLELLDDTLDMLSRIVVYPKGHPNDDVHTWLSAALTNQETCKQSLNEKTSFNKGGFTMDSVVSNLTGLLTSSLDMFVSAKPTRGETGGRKLLSGQDFPTWVSLSDRRLLEASVSELRPHAVVAADGSGTHMSVGEALASLEKGTGGRSVIHLTAGTYKENLNIPTKQKNVMLVGDGKGKTVIVGSRSNKGGYNTYQTATVAAMGDGFIARDITFVNSAGPNAEQAVALRVGSDRSVVYRCSIDAYQDTLYTLSKRQFYRETDITGTVDFIFGNSAVVFQSCNIASRKGSSDQNYVTAQGRSDPNQNTGIAIHDCRITGSTGTYLGRPWKEYSRTVVMQSFLDGSIHPSGWSPWSSSFALKTLYYGEFGNSGPGSSISGRVSWPGYHPALTLTEAQGFTVSGFIGGTSWLPSTGVVFDSGLL; translated from the exons ATGGCTTCTTCTACATCATCCTCGTTACCAAATCATAAGTTCCGGATCAAACTATTGTTCTTCATGATCTTAAACCTCTTCCATCTTCACACTTTAGTGTTTGCCAATTCATCAAACTCTAAGTTCTCAAAATTCTCAAGACACCCAAAATCCGAGTCATCATCATCAAGAAGAACCAAATACTCAAACGTTGGGTTTCTCAACTCAGTCCAACACAGCTTGGACCAGGCTCTCTTAGCCCACTCTCTCGCCTTCAGACTCACGCTCTCGCACCGTACTTCTCAAACCCTCATGCTCGATCCTGTCAACGACTGTCTTGAGCTGCTAGACGACACACTCGACATGTTGTCTCGCATCGTCGTCTACCCTAAAGGTCACCCCAATGATGATGTCCATACGTGGCTAAGCGCTGCGTTGACCAATCAAGAGACTTGTAAGCAAAGCCTCAATGAGAAAACAAGCTTCAATAAAGGCGGGTTCACGATGGATTCAGTTGTGAGTAACCTCACCGGTTTACTGACAAGTTCGCTAGACATGTTCGTTTCCGCTAAGCCGACACGTGGTGAAACTGGTGGCCGGAAACTATTGTCCGGTCAGGACTTTCCGACGTGGGTTTCTTTGTCGGACCGGAGGCTTTTAGAAGCTTCGGTTTCAGAGCTGAGACCTCACGCTGTGGTGGCTGCCGATGGAAGTGGGACACACATGAGCGTAGGGGAAGCGTTGGCGTCTTTGGAGAAGGGGACTGGTGGCAGAAGCGTCATTCACTTAACAGCTGGAACCTATAAAGAGAATCTGAATATTCCGACCAAACAGAAGAACGTTATGTTGGTTGGTGACGGTAAAGGCAAAACAGTTATTGTCGGTAGCAGAAGTAACAAAGGCGGCTACAATACTTACCAAACCGCTACCGTCG CCGCTATGGGAGACGGATTCATAGCTCGGGACATAACTTTCGTGAACAGCGCCGGACCCAACGCGGAGCAAGCGGTAGCCTTACGGGTCGGGTCAGACAGATCCGTTGTATACCGATGCTCCATCGACGCTTACCAAGACACGCTCTACACTCTCTCCAAACGCCAATTCTACCGTGAAACCGACATAACCGGCACCGTCGACTTCATCTTCGGAAACTCCGCCGTCGTTTTCCAGAGCTGCAACATCGCGTCCCGAAAAGGCTCATCGGATCAGAACTACGTCACGGCCCAAGGACGATCCGACCCGAACCAGAATACCGGGATCGCGATTCATGATTGCAGAATAACCGGTTCGACCGGGACTTATTTGGGTCGACCGTGGAAAGAGTATTCGAGAACCGTTGTGATGCAATCGTTTTTGGACGGTTCGATTCATCCTTCGGGTTGGTCTCCTTGGTCAAGTAGCTTCGCTTTGAAGACTCTGTACTACGGAGAGTTTGGAAACTCGGGTCCAGGGTCATCGATTTCGGGTCGGGTTAGTTGGCCTGGGTACCACCCGGCGTTGACGTTGACTGAAGCTCAAGGGTTTACTGTTTCAGGGTTCATTGGCGGGACTTCGTGGTTACCATCAACCGGCGTCGTTTTCGACTCTGGTCTTTTATAA
- the LOC106340166 gene encoding uncharacterized protein LOC106340166 — protein MKEFASDLERDLDELCKNEKHHTQLKEETLSHREGWQRTKRKQKWSKSRRFKFKINPEEQLGSCLTFSGHSLKDDCTENEAWFKYIKTTLGRGVPFQILLENFYGKKLHGCMVLMVLEQVTDRDTLVPQHTPFKGFKFQHVKNVDWLITVFVLSWLRTTSKKGKAEIIQRDSTESKPEKLQRASKHRMYLCHQEASSLPMVFKVLVFLV, from the exons ATGAAAGAGTTTGCATCTGATCTTGAAAGGGATTTAGACGAGCTGTGCAAGAATGAGAAGCACCACACTCAGCTGAAAGAAGAGACTTTGTCTCATCGAGAAGGATGGCAGAGAACCAAGAGGAAGCAAAAGTGGTCAAAGTCTCGGCGATTCAAGTTCAAAATAAATCCAGAGGAACAGCTTGGAAGTTGTTTGACGTTCTCAGGACATAGCCTTAAAGATGATTGCACAGAGAATGAAGCATGGTTCAAATATATAAAAACAACTTTGGGAAGAGGAGTTCCTTTCCAGATTCTGTTGGAAAACTTTTATGGAAAGAAATTACATGGTTGTATGGTTCTAATGGTGTTGGAACAAGTCACAGACAGAGATACTCTTGTTCCGCAACACACTCCATTCAAAGGATTCAAGTTTCAACATGTTAAGAATGTGGATTGGCTGATTACTGTTTTTGTGTTAAGCTGGTTGCGTACAACTTCAAAGAAGGGAAAAGCTGAGATAATACAAAGAGATTCTACGGAGAGCAAACCTGAGAAACTACAGAGAGCTTCAAAACATAGGAT GTACCTCTGCCATCAGGAGGCATCCTCACTCCCAATGGTCTTCAAAGTTTTGGTCTTTCTGGTTTAG